In the genome of Saprospira sp. CCB-QB6, one region contains:
- a CDS encoding CoA transferase subunit A produces MNKVVANAQEAIQGITDNMTLMLGGFGLCGIPENAISALVQAGIQGLTCISNNAGVDDFGIGLMLQQRQVKKMISSYVGENAEFERQLLSGELEVDLVPQGTLAERIRAGGAGIPAFYTPTGYGTEVAEGKECREFDGRMYIMETALSADFALVKAWKGDKHGNLVFKGTARNFNPMMAKAGKITVVEVEELLEPGELHPNEIHIPGVYVQRIFQGVNYEKRIEQRTVRQA; encoded by the coding sequence ATGAACAAAGTTGTGGCAAACGCCCAGGAAGCGATTCAGGGCATAACGGACAACATGACCTTGATGCTTGGTGGCTTTGGTCTTTGTGGCATTCCAGAAAATGCCATTTCGGCCTTGGTCCAAGCAGGTATTCAGGGCCTTACTTGTATTTCTAATAATGCTGGCGTCGATGATTTCGGCATTGGCCTAATGCTTCAGCAGCGACAGGTCAAAAAGATGATTTCTTCTTATGTTGGCGAAAATGCCGAATTTGAGCGGCAGCTTCTTTCTGGCGAACTAGAGGTCGATTTGGTTCCTCAAGGCACCTTGGCCGAGCGCATCCGTGCTGGTGGAGCGGGAATTCCTGCCTTTTATACGCCTACGGGCTATGGCACCGAGGTGGCAGAGGGCAAAGAATGCAGAGAATTTGATGGCCGCATGTATATCATGGAAACGGCTCTTTCTGCAGATTTTGCTTTGGTAAAGGCTTGGAAAGGCGACAAACACGGTAATTTAGTATTTAAGGGAACGGCCCGAAACTTCAATCCCATGATGGCCAAAGCGGGTAAAATCACGGTGGTTGAGGTAGAAGAATTACTCGAGCCTGGCGAACTTCATCCCAATGAGATTCACATTCCTGGCGTTTATGTGCAGCGCATCTTCCAAGGTGTCAATTATGAAAAACGTATTGAGCAGCGCACTGTTCGCCAAGCCTAA
- a CDS encoding 3'-5' exonuclease, with the protein MQFQLDKDLCFLDLETTGGDIMKDRIVQIALIKYPKDGGAAIERSYLVNPGQPSSAEALAIHGLGEQELKDAPPFKLLAIELLDFIGDADLAGYNSNRFDIPVLMEEFSRAGFEFSIEGRRLIDAMQIFYKMEPRTLKAALRFYCGQNLENAHDALADTRATAEVLKGQIERYAESNWQDPKTEKVYEQPVKNDMQALHDFIQQANRKVDLGGRFVRNEEGIILFNFGNQKGQPAYKHPNTLRWIIDREFPVQVKNIAREILGGKLK; encoded by the coding sequence ATGCAATTTCAATTGGATAAAGATCTCTGCTTTTTAGATTTAGAGACCACAGGCGGTGATATTATGAAAGACCGCATTGTGCAAATTGCACTAATTAAGTACCCTAAAGATGGGGGGGCTGCCATTGAGCGCTCTTATTTGGTTAATCCGGGGCAGCCGAGTTCGGCCGAGGCCTTGGCGATTCATGGTCTTGGTGAGCAGGAGCTAAAAGATGCACCTCCCTTTAAGTTATTGGCCATTGAGTTGCTTGATTTTATTGGTGATGCGGATTTGGCGGGTTATAATTCTAATCGTTTTGACATTCCCGTTTTGATGGAAGAATTTTCGAGAGCGGGTTTTGAGTTTTCGATTGAGGGGCGTCGCTTGATTGATGCCATGCAGATTTTTTATAAGATGGAACCTCGTACGCTCAAGGCGGCCTTGCGTTTTTATTGCGGGCAAAATTTGGAAAATGCTCATGATGCGTTGGCAGATACTCGGGCTACGGCGGAGGTCCTCAAGGGGCAAATTGAGCGCTATGCGGAGAGCAATTGGCAGGATCCCAAAACGGAAAAAGTCTATGAACAGCCTGTTAAAAATGATATGCAGGCCCTACATGATTTTATTCAGCAAGCCAATCGGAAAGTGGATTTAGGCGGGCGTTTTGTTCGCAATGAGGAGGGAATTATCCTCTTTAATTTTGGCAATCAGAAGGGGCAGCCGGCCTACAAACACCCCAACACTTTGCGCTGGATCATTGATCGAGAATTTCCGGTGCAGGTAAAAAACATTGCCCGTGAGATTTTAGGGGGCAAGCTCAAGTAA
- a CDS encoding glycerol acyltransferase, producing MNERKTKERTLPKMKKREPCTPAQIEANKHIYDDHFRIGFVRQFNREVYSLMDQNYFRPEFIGFEELPERNDPKHPIIFASNHSGMAFPWDAMIFGSGLAKMHEFDPKKQLRVLTAPMLSQTPAMHPYFMLHAWKMAGGIDASFLNFETMMHYPDGQLLIYPEGVPGIGKGFNRRYQLQRFSSSFIRMSLKYKTDIVWYSTINAEYVAPLMYSHQGVNKAINKIGVPFLPLGPLTPLLLFPAAFFLSFPSKMTFVRGSRIRPYEWTDKAFEELTEAEIEDIRQRVQDKCQEELELALARYGRHPYRSRELLKVIFKGFPLNTPLGWPMLFHEFEKQWHQKGKKGEEVKVYKGFGSSLYLLLRNPICILYFIPFFGWLALVAYGRWRWKNGFKEKE from the coding sequence ATGAACGAGAGAAAGACCAAAGAACGAACGCTCCCCAAAATGAAAAAGAGAGAGCCTTGCACGCCTGCACAAATTGAGGCCAACAAACATATTTACGATGACCATTTTCGGATAGGTTTTGTCCGCCAATTCAATCGAGAGGTTTATAGCTTGATGGACCAAAACTATTTTCGGCCTGAATTTATTGGCTTTGAGGAGTTGCCAGAGCGCAATGACCCCAAACATCCCATTATTTTTGCTAGTAATCATTCGGGCATGGCCTTCCCTTGGGATGCCATGATTTTTGGTTCGGGCCTAGCAAAGATGCATGAATTTGATCCCAAAAAGCAGCTTAGAGTACTGACAGCGCCTATGCTTTCTCAGACGCCGGCCATGCATCCTTATTTTATGCTGCATGCCTGGAAGATGGCGGGCGGTATAGATGCCAGCTTTCTGAACTTTGAGACCATGATGCATTATCCCGACGGCCAACTATTGATTTATCCAGAAGGGGTACCTGGTATTGGCAAAGGCTTTAATCGTCGATATCAATTGCAGCGCTTTTCTAGCTCTTTCATTCGAATGAGTTTAAAATATAAAACGGATATTGTCTGGTATTCCACCATCAATGCCGAATACGTGGCCCCTTTGATGTATAGCCATCAGGGGGTAAATAAGGCGATCAATAAAATTGGGGTGCCTTTTTTACCTTTGGGCCCTTTGACTCCGCTTTTGCTCTTTCCGGCCGCTTTCTTTCTCTCTTTTCCCAGCAAAATGACTTTTGTTCGGGGTTCTCGGATTCGGCCCTATGAGTGGACCGACAAAGCCTTTGAGGAATTGACCGAGGCTGAGATTGAGGATATTCGCCAAAGGGTGCAGGACAAATGCCAAGAGGAGCTAGAGCTGGCCCTTGCCCGATATGGTCGGCATCCCTACCGCAGTCGAGAACTGCTCAAAGTCATCTTTAAGGGTTTTCCGCTGAATACGCCTTTGGGCTGGCCCATGCTTTTTCATGAATTTGAGAAGCAATGGCATCAAAAGGGCAAAAAAGGGGAAGAGGTCAAGGTCTACAAAGGTTTTGGGTCCTCTCTCTATTTGCTTTTGCGCAACCCCATTTGCATCCTTTATTTTATTCCCTTTTTTGGTTGGTTGGCTTTAGTGGCTTATGGCCGTTGGCGCTGGAAAAATGGCTTTAAGGAAAAGGAATAG